The window TTCCGCACCCGGGCGGCCGTCTTGACATCGAGGTACCGTGAGAGGCGATCCTGGGCGGTGTAAATCATCTCCTTAACAATCCTGCAGAACTCCGCGACGCTTTTGACGACAACGGCGGTTTTAACGAGCTCGCCGGCGCGCACCCTGTTCTCGACCTCAACCTTCTCCGCTTGGGCCCGCGCCAGCCGGGCCCGCTCAGTGTTGAGATCCAACTCCCTTTCCGTTGTCTTGGACTTCTCCCTATCCAGGAGCCACGCGAGGATCTGGCTGATGTTATAAACATTCGGCTGTCCGCGCTTGGCCGCGCTTTCATAGGGCATCCCCTCCGCCTGGTATCGGGTTAGGGTTCGTTCGGCAATGCCGGTTATTTGAGAAAGTCGCTTTTTGCTTACGTCCATTTGTTGATCCTCGTAGGAAGGACACCCTAAGGGAGTCCGAGAGCCTGGTCAGGTCTCGCGCTCGCATGATCCGCATGGCTCGTTTGGCGGGTCAGTACCTTTTATATCCTCCGCCACACCCGCCAGCTGCTGCGACCGGGAGGACGTGCGCTTGTCAATGCCGAGGTCGGAAAGAGTGGACACTGGGGTTACAGGGGTGTTACCCCAGTAGTGTCCATCCGTTATCTCCCCGGCCGCCTTCATCCCCGGCCTGTCATGCCTGGCTGTCCCTGTAGGCAGCGAACACAGCCCGCCACCGCTTCGAGTAAGTCCTCAATGCTCGTTGGAATGCGGTGGCGTCGTTGGCCAGGATCGCCGTGTCGATGGATCTGGCGCTGTCTTCCACGGCCAGAGTGAGGTCAGGTCGTGATACCTTAACCCACCCCCAACAGCCGGCGGGATAGTCGGCATTGATAAGACGATGCCCCTCACCCAGTCGGTCGATCATGGACCTCTGTTCAGGGTGTTCACTCATGAGAATCCCGGGTATCGTTTGCCGTTTGCCAATCTATAGAATATAGATTTGGCAAACGCTAAACGTTTTACCGTCTGCCACCGTCTGCCAAGAAGGGGGTGGCAAACCGGCAAACGAAACAATATTAAGTAGTTAGGGCTCATTGCTTAACCTCGTTTGCCAGGGTGTAATGCTTGGAATTGAAGGGGGGTCGTTTGCCGGCTGTCCAAAGCCGGTTTTCACCCTGTTTGAGAAGCCATCGGCTCTTGCTTCTGGAGACCCCCAGGGAGGCCATAATTTTCTCGACCAGGCGTCCGTGGATAGCCTCCTCGCCGAGGTCCACTATCAGGTCCCCGACGAGTTCCAACTGGCCGGCGGACTCATCTTCCAGGAGTTCGAAACTACCGTCCTCCCAATGGTGAATGAGCTTCAGGTCTACCGGGACCCCTCGCCTTGACTTGGTAGTATGGATCCCCAGCTTGGTCTGGCCGTCGGCCAGGTCGCCGTGCCCATTGCCGGTAGTGGTGCGCTGCATAATCAAGATGCTGTCCACCTGGTCCTCGATGGCCTGGGAACCCCTGATGCTCTCCTGGCTCCCCTTTCCGGTATGGGCGATCAAAATGATTGTGAACCCTTTCTCCCGGAGAGGTAGTAGTTTATGGATAACCCCCGACATCTCCTCGGAAGTGTTCTCCCGCAGGCCTTGAGCCGCTCGGAGGGAGTCAATAATAATGACGGACCCCTCCGGAGCACTACGTTCAACCTGGTCCCATGCGGTGCTGTCCAGCTTCGGCGGCGGGCCGTCCGCCGGATGGAATAAGAACACTCCCTCACCGAGCCCCGCATTGCGGAACCGTGAAGCCAGGTCGCCGGCGTACATTTCGAAGTTGATCCAGAACACCGGCCGGCGCTCTGCCTGGAACCCGAGGAACTGTCCACCGCCGGCCAAGGCCTTCGCCAGCGCCATACAGAAGTATGTCTTGCTGATTCCCCGTGGACCGACCACCGCTGT is drawn from bacterium BMS3Abin14 and contains these coding sequences:
- a CDS encoding phage DNA packaging protein Nu1, whose product is MDVSKKRLSQITGIAERTLTRYQAEGMPYESAAKRGQPNVYNISQILAWLLDREKSKTTERELDLNTERARLARAQAEKVEVENRVRAGELVKTAVVVKSVAEFCRIVKEMIYTAQDRLSRYLDVKTAARVRKEFDKGIVAIADSAGKAAREMEEQEK